From Impatiens glandulifera chromosome 7, dImpGla2.1, whole genome shotgun sequence:
taaagAAAATACTTTAATTACAAGGCAAGTCAAGTCAAAATTCTCATATTCCTCCACCATTCACGATCACAAGTGGAGGGAAATACATTagtaaaaatgtaaattaaCTATTACTTAATTATCAACAACAACCCATTTGTTAAAGTATTTATAAATAGTGATGATTTAATTGTCCGTTTGTTAAAGTAGTTAGACCTAAATTTGGAGTCTATATATAGggcatataaatataaatatatgaaaaaacaGGTGAGAGGAAGGGAAAgctaacattaattattatctgcccttaaatagaaaaaaaaaaaggacaGAAGAATACCAAACATTAAATGTAAACCGTGTGATACATTTAAAACATGACCCGACCAGTGTCCaattgtgtgtgtgtgtgtgtgaagATTACCATAAAGTCTTACATGTctaaaagtattattatttttgaattgatTGAAGTAAGTATTACAAAATCTACTTTATAAAGTAGAtgtaaaaaaactaatttattgaAGTTATTTAACAACTTACTGCCCCCTAACAAAGTAATTATTCTTCTTCTAGATGGGTAGTagttattattttgtttcatgGCATGTTTGTCTAAAAATATGATATACCAACCAACCTTGCTTAGCCGGCAATTGTCTGTCTGTCTGTATGCGAGATGCGAGAGTTCAATTAAGAGACGAAACCAACGAGAAAGATTACACTTAAACGGTTGGAAATTGAGTCATCaagattcaaaaataaatctttcATACATGTGATgtgaaaaataacaaattaaagaaaGACAGGGAAAAAcaactatatataaatttttcattACCAGGAGATAGACAGTGAATAAAATTACTCTATATGACATGACCAGTTATTACAGAATAGTGTTTtgctttactttatttttcatATCATATTTTAGCAGACAAATAATTAGAATCATATCAGTTCAAATATACTATGATGTTTTAAAAGATCATTAATATGAGAtttgtttaactttttttagGGATTAATTGAAGTCTATCaagttattataaaaaagatagaTTTTTCATAGACTAATTTTGTTTgcttccaatttttttttttggttgttAGTGTACCTTGTTGCCCTTCTTCAATTTAGTACCTTTTTTAAGAATTGAATATCTATATATTGTATATTGTTGTTGTAATGaaatttgttctttttttttttttaaagaaaacttAGAACAAATCTCTTAGTGGCTCTCTTTAGAacaataatgtatttatttaaagacatttataaaatattaataaaaatattggttCATTTGTGTGAGACTTgatcatgaaaaaaaatataataaatttatgaatatatttatttaatttatgttgtaaattaatatttgaataatatatttatctttcaaaattgatcattaattaaatatttaaaaaataaatattaattaaatatctcaCTTGTGTACTTACCTTCTAAGTTATGCATTTTTTTAGTTTCTTCTAAGTCACGGCTTTTTAGTTTTTAGTAAGAATCAAACAAATATCTTGTATGAGCTATAGCCTAAAGGGGATGAACCCGTGATATAGTTcacaaaaactcaattgttatGAAGTTTTGCAGACCAACAGGCAACAATAAATGATGGGATTTCAATCCGAATAATGCAATTCCTTAAAATGCCAACCAGAATTAATTACAAAACCCAACAAAATGTACTACATATTGAAACTGAGTTGAAAAATAATGTGATTTTCTATGAACTTGAGGTTCTGTTTGTTTGAagaaagttattatatatatatatattatatatgatgagaAATTCAATAATCTCAATCAAATAATGTAGGAATGTGTCAAAATCTCACTTATTATAAGCTTCGAGAAATCCTTTGTCCTCCGAATAAGTATTGGTGCACTTTATGCCCATCAAAGAATCTCGAGATGCTAATCCACGAAGATAGGATAAATTCGAAAGAACTCATATACGGCAGGTATCATTAACTGTCCTGTAAatgtttttgaatatatttCCGATCATAGATTCTTTCTGATCTGGCCAACCTGGTCAAGAGTAGACCCCTCAAGTCCTGGAAAGAGACTCTTGCTCTAATTTGCTCTGTAAGTTGTTTCAATCCAAAAATGATACAAGATTTCTTGAATTCCTACTCTCCTCTATGCACTTATATTTAGCTTGTTTTTAGAGAACATTTCTATGCTTCTACAACTGGtgtacaaattttaatttagcaTAAAACTTTCACATATATTGATGTCAAAACTTGTACAATGAGAGTTCAATTTAGAGACGAACGAAACCAACGAGAAAGATTACACTCAAAGGCAAAAATATACTTGTACAACATCATGTAGCAGCTAATAAGCTAATGGAAATTAATGTTTACGAAAATCAAGGGGATAAAAATCTACACAAATTGATTATATGTCCAACAGAAGTTGATAATTGACGAGGCTTCTGTATAGGATGAAAATAGATAGATAATAGTATAAGTAGTAGTAGTAGACAACTCCAACACAAACTTGAGGCAAAGTATTTACCAGTTGGAATCTACTACTGTTGTTCATCGTGAGCTGTTCATCTCTATTTTCTGCTGAATCAACACCAGCATCATCTGGAGGCAGAGCTGgtgatgacgatgatgatgaagatgaagggtGGTTGCTCTTTGGAGGGACTCCTCCAGAGCTGTCTGCGTTATTCTCTTTGGAAGAAGACTCGTCTTCATCTCTTTCATCCCGGTTTTGTTTGCTAGAATTTCCATCCCTACCATCTTTTGATTTGCCATGTACCAAATCTGGCCGAGCTTCCACACCCACACGTCTCAGGTGCAGCTGTCGCTCATAAATATAACagagattattaattaattaataattttaaggaaAATCCTGCTCAAATGGGAAACGTGTTTATTTACCTGAAGATGGAGATTCACTTCGTCTGGTCGCGAAAGAAATGGGAAGTCACCTCCACTCTTCAACTCTGCTCTTCTTGCTCCCGGGTATCTTTCAATCACCTCGTCTTTCAGTTTTTGAGGAATTGCGCAGTAGTCATTCGTCTTCATAACCCAACACCAACATAATAAGTATGAGAATTACGCACCAACAGCTTCTacttttcatataataataataataattaagctGGAAATATAGTGATGCAAACGAGACAGTGATAGATAAAATTGAGAAGGCTATTGAGAATATCGAGAAAAgtggaaagaagaagaaagcaaAGGAAAATAAATCCAGAAAGACATAAACTTCATAGTGATGTGAACTATGATACGAGGGAAGACGAATTTAAGCACTAAGAACAACATTGACTTTAGCATATACTGTCTTGATAATTTCTTGTTCTTCTCTCTAGCTTTGTGAGTTTTGATGTTTAATTACTCTCTGTAGTCTTATTCTAAAGAACTTGTGGCAATTTGTGTCACGAGTTGGCCAATGGCACATATGATCTTCGTGGGTCGTGACTTATTGGAAAAGAGACTcactttttctaaaataataatatttaagctATAAATCTGGTGATGGATAATTGGAGAGATATACATGAAAATTTACTCCACAATTCAGTATAAAATTTTCATGCTTGGGTAGCTCAATTAATAAGAGTATTAAACTAAGAAGCTAATGTCTCTAAAAAAGGGTTGTCTATGTCTATCTATGCATATTAGCATAAGGCTGCAAGAATTAACAAAATGTGCTTTGACAAATACATGTATTTAAGAGCCGAATCAAATTTCAGTATATCCAACTAGCATATGCATCCTATACTGTCAAGTCGATCTACTTATAATCgaggtatttttttaaatatttccaGCCCAGTACTATGCATTTAGACATCAGGATCATAAAATTTCACACAACAGATGGTTTTATCACATACGTCAATGATTGTGATGTTAGAATCTGTAAGCAGCAGTGATCCAACCGAAGCTGAATTAGTGGTTAAGGTCAATCTGGCTGCCAAATCATCCTTCGATAAAGTTTCTACCTGCAAAATCGAATGCTAAACGAACTTAGAAAACAGATAAGAGAAACCCATAGCTATTATATTCATGGGTTACTTGAACATTCTTTTTTGTAAGTTTAGTGGGCTATTCCAGCTTTTCAAGCAAGTTCAGTGGactatttaatctttattttcaaataaaaataaaagaagggACCAAACATCTTTAGTGATTCTCCTAGGTCATTGAGACTTATAACCTGGGCAACAACAAAATCCACAGAATCAGCAATGAATGGTTCATGAGGCCCATCTCGGATTCCTGTAAGGACATATCTCTTCAGCAAAAAGGAAGGGCTCCATCCAACACTGAGACAAAATTAACAAAGTTAGTACCTAAGCTCCAATATAGAATTTGAAGTGACCAGGTTAGCTCTTAAGCATTCAACATAGTGGAAAAGATAAATTTTACTACAAGGCCCAAGAAAACTACTAGGCATTAATGATAATAATACGATTGAAGCATTAAAGTAAAAAGTGTTTACTTCAGAATATTTTGATACCCCAAATGGTGTTTCAAAGGAACAGCCTAATAAATATTCACATCTACCTTCAAAATCAAGAGTCTTTTGATTAAAAGCACATCCATATCTAGGTAAGCCAATAACCTCTCCTATCTATGGGAAGTCAGACCTAATTTCACAAAGGTATCATAGTTTGTATGTCACCAACATAGCACTTCTCTTGCAGCAAAGGACAGATGGAAATATTATACAGTAATACCTataataatctctttattaCTTCCATAGAAAATGCAACCCTCCTTCTCATAGCAACTTACTATATTACTTATACGAACCATAAATACTTGTTTTCCAGTATAAGTAACTAGGGGCTTTCTCCTATGGTTTCTACTATGCAAATTGAAGCTTTTGTTTTCTCAATTCACCAATAGCATCTTGAATTTCAATCAGGTGGCAGTACTTCAGTTAACTACATATTAACTTTGATCGACCATCTCACCAATAAATGAAATTTCTTTTAACTGCGGAAAATTCATCTACAGAATACAAAAACTTAAGTTGAATAGGTAATAAAAGTGATCAAGACAATATAGAAGGCACATAAGTAACTAGGAAGATcgacataaaatataattatagaacCGTACATTGGAGCCCAAGGCATTGCAGTTGAGAAACTTTGTGTCTCCAAGAATGAATTTGAGAGGATCAATGACCTAACTCGACGAGGACGATGCTGTGCAAAGAGTTGTGCTAGGAATCCTCCAAGTGATGTACCATAAAGATGTACCTGTTAGATTTAAGCTGGTATATGACATGTACCTTGAACTTTTATGAAGATAAACACACAAAATTTATGTCAGAggaatgaaaaataaaactgtTTCCTTGCAAATGACATGATATTGGAAGCTGTAATATTGATGCACATGTAAATAACAGTAATATTACATGATGGACATCAATGGCATCAAGAAACTTCTCAAATGCTTGAATCCACTCATGATGGTCCCAGACACGTGGAATATCAACCGATATGATTCGGTATCCctgatatttaaaataagaaaaagaagtcAATTTTCATATTTGCGTTTGTGATGTGGTGCACATTCTACTAATTCAGAATATATGAGAGTACCTTTGTAGACAATGACATGATCTGCTTGTAGTAAACCTCAGCAGTTCCGGCAATGCTAGGAAGACAGATAAGCGGAGGCACAAGTTTTGGACCAAAGTCATAATAACGCCACTGCTTTGTGCCgatctataaaatattataaattcaacaaGATCAGAACAAGAAGTAGATAGATACAGAAACAGCAATAGCAATAGCATTAACTTACTGGGATCTTGTGAAGCGGGACCTGAGACTTAAAGTAGATGAAATCACCAGGCGCCGAGAAGACGCCTCTCATCGTTGATTTCAGATGACAGCCAAAACGAACTCATCAACAATTTGACTTCTCATTGATCCATTCAAAATGGCCCTTTCTCTCTCCAGATAGCTTGATCAAGCAGGATCTTCCAGGCTGTtcaattatttctctctctctctagagtGTAACTGTAACCTGCAACCTCGACGACTCCAATGGCGAGCGCGCCGTAGAGAAGAAGAGATCACACGTGCCTGCCTGGTTACCCACACGTGACCTGTCTTTCTCTCACTAATCCGACTCATCATCTTAGTTAATATTTACTGCGCGCGCGCGCAGTAACTATTTCTTTATCATTTCTACTTCCAATGTGTAACTTTTtcgtaaatataattaataagattattattattattattattcaaaaccTCTTTAGCTTCTAATTGTTTGTTTATCTATATTTCTGAATTATAAACTTAGGACCTTTGATGAAggcttattttaatttaatcaaaataatatttttatttgattatcaaTTCAATTTTACTTAACTCTTGTTACTTTTTAAGTTATTCATTATCAATGCAACAAATCTTTCAATTGTTTGTGGTGATGGTAACAAAATACTctgttttcaaaacaaaaagaCCAAACAACATAAGTAAGCGTTTTAGTTAGAATTTCCAAGAAAAGAGGAATATTCTGATCGGATATTTGAACAACTTTTTTTTACTGTATGTGTTATTCTATTCAAATGCCCAAATTCCCTCTTTGGATTGTCATGACATGCAAAAGATAATCTTGATGAACATTTCAGGCAATGAAATGATTTGAATAAGTGTGACAAACAAAACTGTCATTTTAGTAATTTTCAGTAGTAGTTAATAACAAGCTTGTTTTTGCTCCAAATCAAAAGTCAGTTATGGAAAGACATTGCTGTCATGATTCAAAACCTAAATTTGAGATTATCAAGGACGACGGAATGAAAATCGGGCAATGTTGTTCAAGAACATGCCCAAAACATATAACAAACGGAAAATGAAAACCTGGATGAACCAAGGAAAAAGGAGAATTGGTGATAAACATGCAAGCAAATATGATATGGAATTCTCTAGGTCAAGGAAAACACCTCTTCTCTTCTGATACTTTCTAGAGAAAACGCCTAACCACGTCGATTCAATCTAAGATCAAAGATTGATGAAAACCAACTTCTAATCCAGACAGACAGATGGAAATCATTCTCTATATTTCAGATATTGAATAAAGACGACACACAAGTCTTGAACACAATCAAACAtgacaaatatatttatgtaatcaGTAGagcttcatatatatatatatatatactcaaaaaCATACAACAAAGGAAATAGGAAGGAAAGGAAGTTGGTCTATATAATTCCAAGTCAGTCAGTCAAGACAGAATCATTCCAGCAGGAATATGCAGATAGTGTCTATAAGCTAGGAAAATAAGACGACTGCGCTCTAAAACAGAGACCGCCTACATCTATATGTCAAAGACAAACAAGattatttgcagaaaaaaaagaagtaatCAAATGGGTGATAGCATACTACTTCCTTcctccctccctccctccctGCATGATGACCACCATACAAAAACACTAGAAGAAAGAAACTGAGTGGTTCAATAAAAACACAATCTGGATTAGATCATGCATGTTGCTGTATCTGCAGAAGAAACATcgaaaaacaaaacaacaaaaaggACAAGAAATTCACCAGGCACTTTTTTTCTTGTAGTAACTCAGATACCATTTCACAAACTTCTTCAATCCCCCTTCTAAATCAGTAGTAGGCTTATATCCAAGTTCTATTTCTGCCAAGCTTATGTTTGCATGTGTGAATGGTACATCCCCATTCCTTGGCAAAGCCATGAACTTCTTTCTAGCCTTCACTTTCAGAAGCTTCTCCAGTATGCTAACAAGATTGCTCACGGGCACAGGCGATGTGTTACCCAGATTGAAGATTCTCAATTGTGCAGCACCCTTCTTCTTCCCACCACTTCCAGTGCTCTTCTTTGATGTGTCAACAGCTGCCAAACAACCCTTCACTACATCATCAATGTATGTAAAATCTCTTGCAACTGTTTGATGATTTGAACCTTCAAAGATTGTAATTGCTTTCCCCTTTAATATATCCCTAGTGAAGAAGAAGTAAGCCATGTCTGGCCTCCCCCATGGCCCATAAACTGTGAAGAACCTCAAACCAGTAATTGAAAGACCATAAATATGATTGTACGAATGAGCAATTCCTTCAGCAGCCTTCTTCGTCGCAGCATATAAGCTGGCTGGGTGGTCAGTTCGATCCTTCTCCGAAAAGGGTACCTTCGAGTTTAATCCATATACCGAGCTCGAAGAAGCCCAAACAATTGCTGGTTGTGGATTTGCAGATTTACATACATCAAGAAGAGTAACGAATCCAGCAACGTTACTATGAATATACGAATTTGGGTTCTGCATTGCGTACCTCACACCAGCCTGAGCCGCCAGATGCATCACATGCGTAAATGCGACAACATCGAATAGCTTCTGCAGAAGGAGATGATCGTTAATGTCACCTTCAACTATGAAAACACCAGAGCGATTAAGAAGGTTCCGACGAGACTTCTTCAGTCCAACGTCGTAGTAGCTATTGAAATTGTCGAGTCCCACGACGCCATCGCCGCGCTGTTTAAGGGAAATGGAGACGTGACTACCAACAAAGCCGGCTGCACCGGTGACGAGCACAGTAAGACCGGAGCGTGAACGTACGCGAGCAGATGAGCGAACGCGGCGCTCCCAGGCGGGTCCACCCCAATTTGTAGTCTGGATGCTGTGGCGAGTGGAATCGACGGAGGAGGTGGGTAGAGAAGATGGGGATAGGAGGAAGACGAGGATAATGAGGGTGAGGAAACAAAGGGACCAAATAGTGAGTCTGTTTAGAGATGCTTGGAAACGGAGACGATGAATGTAAGGCTGTGATTTCTCCGGCTTGAATTTTCCGGCGATCGATGGAACGTCGAGATGGGAAGGTACCGGTTTATACTGAGTCATCGTGGGTGGTATTTGGTGGGTTCGATCAAAACCCAATTAAAaccctttcctttcctttcctttctttGTTGTTATATTTCCGTGAAAATCGAAGATATCTCTCTGAATCTCTCTCGGCCCTCTTCCTTAATATGAAATGCAGAAACAATCGATCAAATGGCCATGCGAATTCTCTCACCTCTCACTTTGATGATTCTGCAATACTTGAGCGAAGAAAGCAAAGC
This genomic window contains:
- the LOC124945925 gene encoding UDP-glucuronate 4-epimerase 2-like, producing the protein MTQYKPVPSHLDVPSIAGKFKPEKSQPYIHRLRFQASLNRLTIWSLCFLTLIILVFLLSPSSLPTSSVDSTRHSIQTTNWGGPAWERRVRSSARVRSRSGLTVLVTGAAGFVGSHVSISLKQRGDGVVGLDNFNSYYDVGLKKSRRNLLNRSGVFIVEGDINDHLLLQKLFDVVAFTHVMHLAAQAGVRYAMQNPNSYIHSNVAGFVTLLDVCKSANPQPAIVWASSSSVYGLNSKVPFSEKDRTDHPASLYAATKKAAEGIAHSYNHIYGLSITGLRFFTVYGPWGRPDMAYFFFTRDILKGKAITIFEGSNHQTVARDFTYIDDVVKGCLAAVDTSKKSTGSGGKKKGAAQLRIFNLGNTSPVPVSNLVSILEKLLKVKARKKFMALPRNGDVPFTHANISLAEIELGYKPTTDLEGGLKKFVKWYLSYYKKKSAW
- the LOC124910822 gene encoding maspardin, whose protein sequence is MRGVFSAPGDFIYFKSQVPLHKIPIGTKQWRYYDFGPKLVPPLICLPSIAGTAEVYYKQIMSLSTKGYRIISVDIPRVWDHHEWIQAFEKFLDAIDVHHVHLYGTSLGGFLAQLFAQHRPRRVRSLILSNSFLETQSFSTAMPWAPIVGWSPSFLLKRYVLTGIRDGPHEPFIADSVDFVVAQVETLSKDDLAARLTLTTNSASVGSLLLTDSNITIIDTNDYCAIPQKLKDEVIERYPGARRAELKSGGDFPFLSRPDEVNLHLQLHLRRVGVEARPDLVHGKSKDGRDGNSSKQNRDERDEDESSSKENNADSSGGVPPKSNHPSSSSSSSSPALPPDDAGVDSAENRDEQLTMNNSSRFQLVNTLPQVCVGVVYYYYLYYYLSIFILYRSLVNYQLLLDI